A genomic stretch from Gorilla gorilla gorilla isolate KB3781 chromosome 20, NHGRI_mGorGor1-v2.1_pri, whole genome shotgun sequence includes:
- the WIZ gene encoding protein Wiz isoform X3 produces MSGDWAGAAVRGRWAPSVGASASQGARQASSSCSRPPSGPRRTVSLVALGARRSALGRPPWARPEGRGGAGLAAAAAALGTRRSAAPAWGGRPACAGAKMAASTAQCRVTKAESKAAAGPRAGGARERAPAGAPPPSPPSPGPAAPPAPPPPPPPPPPPPPPPPPPPPPPPPRDGPKAEPEPGPGPASAPAPGLGSEENAMVAMDLGSPSLPKKSLPVPGALEQVASRLSSKVAAEVPHGSKQELQDLKAQSLTTCEVCGACFETRKGLSSHARSHLRQLGVAESESSGAPIDLLYELVKQKGLPDAHLGLPPGLAKKSSSLKEVVAGAPRPGLLTLAKPLDAPAVNKAIKSPPGFSAKGLGHPPSSPLLKKTPLALAGSPTPKNPEDKSPQLSLSPRPASPKAQWPQSEDEGPLNLTLDSDGGRELDCQLCGAWFETRKGLSSHARAHLRHLGVSDPDAKGSPIDVLHGLIRRDGVQIRLPPRRGALAHPGRPPPTSAALSLLPPPPPAKKAKLKAAGMASPWGKQDLSAATAAGIFWASDVEPSPLNLSSGPEPARDIRCEFCGEFFENRKGLSSHARSHLRQMGVTEWYVNGSPIDTLREILKRRTQSRPGGPPNPPGPSPKALAKMMGGAGPGSSLEARSPSDLHISPLAKKLPPPPGSPLGHSPTASPPPTARKMFPGLAAPSLPKKLKPEQIRVEIKREMLPGALHGELHPSEGPWGAPREDMTPLNLSSRAEPVRDIRCEFCGEFFENRKGLSSHARSHLRQMGVTEWSVNGSPIDTLREILKKKSKPCLIKKEPPAGDLAPALAEDGPPTVAPGPVQSPLPLSPLAGRPGKPGAGPAQVPRELSLTPITGAKPSATGYLGSVAAKRPLQEDRLLPAEVKAKTYIQTELPFKAKTLHEKTSHSSTEACCELCGLYFENRKALASHARAHLRQFGVTEWCVNGSPIETLSEWIKHRPQKVGAYRSYIQGGRPFTKKFRSAGHGRDSDKRPSLGLAPGGLAVVGRSAGGEPGPEAGRAADSGERPLAASPPGTVKAEEHQRQNINKFERRQARPPDASAARGGEDTNDLQQKLEEVRQPPPRVRPVPSLVPRPPQTSLVKFVGNIYTLKCRFCEVEFQGPLSIQEEWVRHLQRHILEMNFSKADPPPEESQAPQAQTAAAEAP; encoded by the exons ATGTCCGGGGACTGGGCTGGGGCGGCGGTTAGAGGCCGCTGGGCGCCCAGTGTGGGTGCATCCGCTAGCCAGGGCGCGCGACAAGCTTCCAGCAGCTGCAGCCGTCCGCCCTCAGGGCCCAGACGAACGGTTTCGCTCGTGGCGCTCGGTGCTCGGCGCTCGGCACTCGGCAGGCCACCCTGGGCGCGCCCTGAGGGGCGGGGCGGAGCGGGTttggcggcggcggcagcggcgctCGGCACTCGGCGCTCAGCTGCTCCCGCCTGGGGCGGCCGCCCCGCGTGCGCCGGAGCCAAGATGGCCGCCTCCACCGCCCAGTGCCGAGTGACAAAAGCGGAGAGCAAGGCGGCGGCGGGGCCGCGCGCGGGGGGCGCCCGGGAGCGCGCGCCCGCGGGGGCGCCCCCGCCCAGCCCCCCGAGCCCGGGCCCCGCGGCACcccccgcgccgccgccgccgccgcccccacccccgccgccgccgccgccgccgccaccaccgccaccgccaccgccgccgcggGACGGGCCCAAGGCCGAGCCGGAGCCGGGGCCCGGGCCCGCGTCCGCTCCCGCGCCCG GCCTGGGTTCTGAGGAAAACGCAATGGTGGCCATGGACTTGGGCTCTCCCTCGCTCCCTAAGAAGagcctgcctgtccctggggccCTGGAGCAGGTGGCCAGTCGGCTGAGCAGCAAAGTGGCTGCAGAGGTTCCTCATGGCAGCAAACAGGAGCTGCAGGACCTCAAGG CCCAGAGCCTGACCACCTGCGAGGTCTGCGGTGCCTGCTTTGAGACCCGAAAGGGCCTGTCCAGCCACGCGCGCTCCCACCTGCGGCAGCTGGGAGTGGCAGAGTCGGAGAGCAGCGGCGCACCCATCGACCTCCTCTACGAGCTTGTGAAGCAGAAGGGCCTGCCTGACGCCCACCTTGGGCTGCCCCCAGGCCTGGCTAAGAAGTCCAGCTCACTGAAGGAGGTGGTCGCCGGGGCCCCCCGGCCCGGCTTGCTCACCCTGGCCAAGCCCTTGGATGCCCCTGCTGTCAACAAAGCCATCAAGTCGCCTCCCGGCTTCTCGGCCAAGGGCCTGGGCCACCCGCCCAGCTCTCCACTCCTCAAAAAGACACCACTGGCCCTGGCGGGCTCCCCTACCCCTAAGAATCCTGAGGACAAGAGCCCCCAGCTGTCCCTGAGCCCCCGGCCGGCCTCCCCAAAGGCACAGTGGCCTCAGTCTGAGGATGAGGGGCCCTTGAACCTCA CTTTAGATAGTGACGGGGGCAGAGAGCTGGACTGCCAGCTGTGCGGTGCCTGGTTTGAGACCCGCAAGGGCCTGTCCAGCCACGCCCGTGCCCACCTGCGCCACCTGGGCGTCAGCGATCCGGACGCCAAGGGATCCCCCATAGACGTGCTCCACGGGCTCATCAGGAGGGACGGCGTCCAGATCCGCCTCCCACCCAGGCGCGGCGCCCTGGCCCACCCGGGGCGGCCGCCTCCCACCTCCGCGGCCCTCTCCTTGCTTCCCCCCCCACCGCCGGCCAAGAAGGCCAAGCTGAAGGCCGCGGGTATGGCCAGCCCCTGGGGGAAGCAGGACCTCTCGGCCGCCACAGCCGCCGGCATTTTCTGGGCCTCTGATGTGGAGCCGTCTCCTCTCAACCTCT cctcaggCCCAGAGCCAGCACGAGACATCCGCTGCGAGTTCTGTGGTGAGTTCTTCGAGAACCGCAAGGGCCTCTCGAGCCACGCGCGCTCCCATCTGCGGCAAATGGGCGTGACCGAGTGGTACGTCAATGGCTCGCCCATCGACACGCTGCGGGAGATCCTGAAGAGACGGACCCAGTCTCGGCCTGGTGGACCTCCCAACCCACCAGGGCCAAGCCCAAAAGCCCTGGCCAAGATGATGGGCGGCGCAGGTCCTGGCAGCTCACTGGAAGCCCGCAGCCCCTCGGACCTTCACATCTCACCCTTGGCCAAGAAGTTGCCACCACCACCGGGCAGCCCCCTGGGCCACTCACCAactgcctctcctcctcctacGGCCCGAAAGATGTTCCCAGGCCTGGCTGCACCCTCCTTGCCCAAGAAGCTGAAGCCTGAACAAATACGGGTGGAGATCAAGCGGGAGATGCTGCCGGGGGCCCTTCATGGGGAACTGCACCCATCTGAGGGTCCCTGGGGGGCGCCACGGGAAGACATGACACCCCTGAACCTGT CGTCCCGGGCAGAGCCGGTGCGCGACATCCGCTGTGAGTTCTGCGGCGAGTTCTTCGAGAACCGCAAGGGCCTGTCGAGTCACGCGCGCTCACACCTGCGGCAGATGGGTGTGACCGAGTGGTCCGTCAATGGTTCGCCCATCGACACACTGCGAGAGATCCTCAAGAAGAAGTCCAAGCCGTGCCTCATCAAGAAGGAGCCACCGGCTGGAGACCTGGCCCCTGCCCTGGCTGAGGACGGGCCTCCCACCGTGGCCCCTGGGCCCGTGCAGTCCCCACTGCCGCTGTCGCCCCTGGCTGGCCGGCCAGGCAAACCAGGTGCAGGGCCGGCCCAGGTTCCTCGTGAGCTCAGCCTGACGCCCATCACTGGGGCCAAGCCCTCAGCCACTGGCTACCTGGGCTCAGTGGCAGCCAAGCGGCCCCTGCAGGAGGACCGCCTCCTCCCAGCAGAGGTCAAGGCCAAGACCTACATCCAGACTGAACTGCCCTTCAAGGCAAAGACCCTTCATGAGAAGACCTCCCACTCCT CCACCGAGGCCTGCTGCGAGCTGTGTGGCCTTTACTTTGAAAACCGCAAGGCCCTGGCCAGCCACGCACGGGCACACCTGCGGCAGTTCGGCGTGACCGAGTGGTGCGTCAATGGCTCGCCCATCGAGACACTGAGCGAGTGGATCAAACACCGGCCCCAGAAGGTGGGCGCCTACCGCAGCTACATCCAGGGCGGCCGCCCCTTTACCAAGAAGTTCCGCAGTGCTGGCCATGGCCGTGACAGTGACAAGCGGCCGTCCCTGGGGCTGGCACCCGGGGGCCTGGCCGTGGTCGGCCGCAGTGCTGGAGGGGAGCCAGGGCCCGAGGCTGGCCGGGCAGCTGACAGTGGTGAGCGGCCTCTGGCAGCCAGCCCGCCAGGCACCGTGAAGGCTGAGGAGCACCAGCGGCAGAACATCAACA AATTTGAACGCCGACAAGCCCGCCCTCCAGATGCCTCCGCAGCCCGGGGAGGCGAGGACACCAATGACCTACAGCAGAAGCTGGAGGAGGTGCGGCAACCCCCACCCCGAGTCCGGCCAGTCCCCTCCCTGGTGCCCCGGCCCCCCCAGACATCACTTGTCAAGTTCGTGGGCAACATCTACACCCTCAAATGCAG
- the WIZ gene encoding protein Wiz isoform X5 produces the protein MSGDWAGAAVRGRWAPSVGASASQGARQASSSCSRPPSGPRRTVSLVALGARRSALGRPPWARPEGRGGAGLAAAAAALGTRRSAAPAWGGRPACAGAKMAASTAQCRVTKAESKAAAGPRAGGARERAPAGAPPPSPPSPGPAAPPAPPPPPPPPPPPPPPPPPPPPPPPPRDGPKAEPEPGPGPASAPAPGLGSEENAMVAMDLGSPSLPKKSLPVPGALEQVASRLSSKVAAEVPHGSKQELQDLKAQSLTTCEVCGACFETRKGLSSHARSHLRQLGVAESESSGAPIDLLYELVKQKGLPDAHLGLPPGLAKKSSSLKEVVAGAPRPGLLTLAKPLDAPAVNKAIKSPPGFSAKGLGHPPSSPLLKKTPLALAGSPTPKNPEDKSPQLSLSPRPASPKAQWPQSEDEGPLNLTSGPEPARDIRCEFCGEFFENRKGLSSHARSHLRQMGVTEWYVNGSPIDTLREILKRRTQSRPGGPPNPPGPSPKALAKMMGGAGPGSSLEARSPSDLHISPLAKKLPPPPGSPLGHSPTASPPPTARKMFPGLAAPSLPKKLKPEQIRVEIKREMLPGALHGELHPSEGPWGAPREDMTPLNLSSRAEPVRDIRCEFCGEFFENRKGLSSHARSHLRQMGVTEWSVNGSPIDTLREILKKKSKPCLIKKEPPAGDLAPALAEDGPPTVAPGPVQSPLPLSPLAGRPGKPGAGPAQVPRELSLTPITGAKPSATGYLGSVAAKRPLQEDRLLPAEVKAKTYIQTELPFKAKTLHEKTSHSSTEACCELCGLYFENRKALASHARAHLRQFGVTEWCVNGSPIETLSEWIKHRPQKVGAYRSYIQGGRPFTKKFRSAGHGRDSDKRPSLGLAPGGLAVVGRSAGGEPGPEAGRAADSGERPLAASPPGTVKAEEHQRQNINKFERRQARPPDASAARGGEDTNDLQQKLEEVRQPPPRVRPVPSLVPRPPQTSLVKFVGNIYTLKCRFCEVEFQGPLSIQEEWVRHLQRHILEMNFSKADPPPEESQAPQAQTAAAEAP, from the exons ATGTCCGGGGACTGGGCTGGGGCGGCGGTTAGAGGCCGCTGGGCGCCCAGTGTGGGTGCATCCGCTAGCCAGGGCGCGCGACAAGCTTCCAGCAGCTGCAGCCGTCCGCCCTCAGGGCCCAGACGAACGGTTTCGCTCGTGGCGCTCGGTGCTCGGCGCTCGGCACTCGGCAGGCCACCCTGGGCGCGCCCTGAGGGGCGGGGCGGAGCGGGTttggcggcggcggcagcggcgctCGGCACTCGGCGCTCAGCTGCTCCCGCCTGGGGCGGCCGCCCCGCGTGCGCCGGAGCCAAGATGGCCGCCTCCACCGCCCAGTGCCGAGTGACAAAAGCGGAGAGCAAGGCGGCGGCGGGGCCGCGCGCGGGGGGCGCCCGGGAGCGCGCGCCCGCGGGGGCGCCCCCGCCCAGCCCCCCGAGCCCGGGCCCCGCGGCACcccccgcgccgccgccgccgccgcccccacccccgccgccgccgccgccgccgccaccaccgccaccgccaccgccgccgcggGACGGGCCCAAGGCCGAGCCGGAGCCGGGGCCCGGGCCCGCGTCCGCTCCCGCGCCCG GCCTGGGTTCTGAGGAAAACGCAATGGTGGCCATGGACTTGGGCTCTCCCTCGCTCCCTAAGAAGagcctgcctgtccctggggccCTGGAGCAGGTGGCCAGTCGGCTGAGCAGCAAAGTGGCTGCAGAGGTTCCTCATGGCAGCAAACAGGAGCTGCAGGACCTCAAGG CCCAGAGCCTGACCACCTGCGAGGTCTGCGGTGCCTGCTTTGAGACCCGAAAGGGCCTGTCCAGCCACGCGCGCTCCCACCTGCGGCAGCTGGGAGTGGCAGAGTCGGAGAGCAGCGGCGCACCCATCGACCTCCTCTACGAGCTTGTGAAGCAGAAGGGCCTGCCTGACGCCCACCTTGGGCTGCCCCCAGGCCTGGCTAAGAAGTCCAGCTCACTGAAGGAGGTGGTCGCCGGGGCCCCCCGGCCCGGCTTGCTCACCCTGGCCAAGCCCTTGGATGCCCCTGCTGTCAACAAAGCCATCAAGTCGCCTCCCGGCTTCTCGGCCAAGGGCCTGGGCCACCCGCCCAGCTCTCCACTCCTCAAAAAGACACCACTGGCCCTGGCGGGCTCCCCTACCCCTAAGAATCCTGAGGACAAGAGCCCCCAGCTGTCCCTGAGCCCCCGGCCGGCCTCCCCAAAGGCACAGTGGCCTCAGTCTGAGGATGAGGGGCCCTTGAACCTCA cctcaggCCCAGAGCCAGCACGAGACATCCGCTGCGAGTTCTGTGGTGAGTTCTTCGAGAACCGCAAGGGCCTCTCGAGCCACGCGCGCTCCCATCTGCGGCAAATGGGCGTGACCGAGTGGTACGTCAATGGCTCGCCCATCGACACGCTGCGGGAGATCCTGAAGAGACGGACCCAGTCTCGGCCTGGTGGACCTCCCAACCCACCAGGGCCAAGCCCAAAAGCCCTGGCCAAGATGATGGGCGGCGCAGGTCCTGGCAGCTCACTGGAAGCCCGCAGCCCCTCGGACCTTCACATCTCACCCTTGGCCAAGAAGTTGCCACCACCACCGGGCAGCCCCCTGGGCCACTCACCAactgcctctcctcctcctacGGCCCGAAAGATGTTCCCAGGCCTGGCTGCACCCTCCTTGCCCAAGAAGCTGAAGCCTGAACAAATACGGGTGGAGATCAAGCGGGAGATGCTGCCGGGGGCCCTTCATGGGGAACTGCACCCATCTGAGGGTCCCTGGGGGGCGCCACGGGAAGACATGACACCCCTGAACCTGT CGTCCCGGGCAGAGCCGGTGCGCGACATCCGCTGTGAGTTCTGCGGCGAGTTCTTCGAGAACCGCAAGGGCCTGTCGAGTCACGCGCGCTCACACCTGCGGCAGATGGGTGTGACCGAGTGGTCCGTCAATGGTTCGCCCATCGACACACTGCGAGAGATCCTCAAGAAGAAGTCCAAGCCGTGCCTCATCAAGAAGGAGCCACCGGCTGGAGACCTGGCCCCTGCCCTGGCTGAGGACGGGCCTCCCACCGTGGCCCCTGGGCCCGTGCAGTCCCCACTGCCGCTGTCGCCCCTGGCTGGCCGGCCAGGCAAACCAGGTGCAGGGCCGGCCCAGGTTCCTCGTGAGCTCAGCCTGACGCCCATCACTGGGGCCAAGCCCTCAGCCACTGGCTACCTGGGCTCAGTGGCAGCCAAGCGGCCCCTGCAGGAGGACCGCCTCCTCCCAGCAGAGGTCAAGGCCAAGACCTACATCCAGACTGAACTGCCCTTCAAGGCAAAGACCCTTCATGAGAAGACCTCCCACTCCT CCACCGAGGCCTGCTGCGAGCTGTGTGGCCTTTACTTTGAAAACCGCAAGGCCCTGGCCAGCCACGCACGGGCACACCTGCGGCAGTTCGGCGTGACCGAGTGGTGCGTCAATGGCTCGCCCATCGAGACACTGAGCGAGTGGATCAAACACCGGCCCCAGAAGGTGGGCGCCTACCGCAGCTACATCCAGGGCGGCCGCCCCTTTACCAAGAAGTTCCGCAGTGCTGGCCATGGCCGTGACAGTGACAAGCGGCCGTCCCTGGGGCTGGCACCCGGGGGCCTGGCCGTGGTCGGCCGCAGTGCTGGAGGGGAGCCAGGGCCCGAGGCTGGCCGGGCAGCTGACAGTGGTGAGCGGCCTCTGGCAGCCAGCCCGCCAGGCACCGTGAAGGCTGAGGAGCACCAGCGGCAGAACATCAACA AATTTGAACGCCGACAAGCCCGCCCTCCAGATGCCTCCGCAGCCCGGGGAGGCGAGGACACCAATGACCTACAGCAGAAGCTGGAGGAGGTGCGGCAACCCCCACCCCGAGTCCGGCCAGTCCCCTCCCTGGTGCCCCGGCCCCCCCAGACATCACTTGTCAAGTTCGTGGGCAACATCTACACCCTCAAATGCAG